The window cacctggatcgccccttacgggccgcgcccgggtggagtagctcgacggggacctggaccactcgtaatccgccaggtaggccgggggtcggcgggccctctgtggtcgtgtggtggggactgtgctggtaggggtctccactgtgcagagtgtggtaggtcccctcgtgtccggttgggtggtcgggcagctcgcctccacggcggggacaggagcgaactctaccggctcgctgtcgtccgcgcagtacgtcctgaccggggcccgacgtctgcgggtggggcgcctatccctactgtccggctcctcctccccctcctcgggctcgtccacggatacccggaacgtggcgtccgccaggctgaggtccagcggccacagtggctcgacgtcctcctcctcacagacctcctccccctcctcgtcaggaaaccagaccaacggattccccacctcctcggggacgtgcggaactgtggccagcggcaccggggacctgctcggggtgtcccggaggtcgggttggttgcactcatgtgcctgatcagggctacccacgtctgtgtcgcccgtgtgcatgtccccccgggtggtgggttcaggtgctgctccttcccgcggcgtatctgtggcttcctggagtgtgggggatggtgaagagggggtcgttgggccaactctgaccccgtgcgcgactacgcgcaggtcgtcccggtgcactttagcgggccgtccccttggcgtccggaccgcataggatgaggggcccgtcctccacaggacctcccgcggctccgaccatcgaggcgccaaccccgcacaaaagttacgcgccccggacgacaagtggtgctgcctgacatataccagctgacctggctggatggggggtggggggtgactagtcatgggcgtgtgggccgccaggaattgggcctgccgttgtctggcgtgctccctcccctcctcatgattggggcgcgccaccgtgcccatggcaacatcggccaccctgctttccccgggcaaagccaagttcttcccgtacagaagctcgtcaggggaatgaccggtgacagcgttggtgcggcgccggaggcaatacaacagcttcggcaggtggacgtcccatttggagtggtcgtcccccaacctcagccgcagctgcgccttgacctcctggttccgcctctcagtggggttggcctggggatggtaaatgggggtggtgtggtggtcgagaccccaacggcgacagtcagctctccagcgcctcccgctgaactgacagccgttgtccgtcaacagcacgcgcgcgaaaccataccgcgggaatatctcgtggtccagcagggcggctatggttccggcgcgcacgttggacaccgggaaggcctcgacccaccgggtgaaaatgtctgtgatgacgaccaagaacctccttccccaggtggtccgcgggtagggccccattatgtccagggccagggtgtgaaacgggtcgcggggccgtcgggggcgctgctgctccaccccgtcagaccgcctcgtcttcctctgctggcactgctggcagcgccgcaccaggtcccgtacatcccgcgtcacccccggccaatggaaggtcttacggatgtctaactgggtttggtgcgcacctgggtgtcccgccagctcgtgcgtgtggtggaagcccatgacctgctcgcgggcaccgagcggcacatgaaggcgccaggcgtccatgtcccctggtacccgggtctccaacaccccgtccacgcacctgtggtaggggtgaacctgctccccacatgaccgcacctcggcctgtgtggggtcgtctgtccgctgggcctgtttcacgaattccactaatccgctcagggtctccacaggcaagacggcgggataatcgggggcccttgggatgtggaataaagttgcgggcgcctcccctggagtgaccggcggcgcgactccccctggcggcaacagcccctcccagtcctggtcatcctgaaacgtgttgtgtgggtcgggatggcgcgacaactcgtcggcgaactggttgtcccgtccagggacgtgctcgaccgcgaagtcgaagttctggagcatcaacgcccacctcgtgaacttcgacttgcggccctgggcggagtccagccagcggagacactggctgtccgtccgcagcgtgaaccggcggccctccaggtggtggcggtagcggcgcatagcccaaacgacggccatgcactcctgctcgttcacatggtaccgccgttcgggctggccgaacttggcgctggcgtactccaccacccggcgcacgcctttgtcccccacctggtataggacggcccccatcccctcctgactggcgtctgtctgaaggaacaggggaaggtcaggctgcagacgggcgagctggtggcactcgcggaactgccgtttcaccgcatccagggcggcgtccgcttcgctggtccactgaaaccggagcttgggtgacagcaagtccgtcatcggggcggtgacgctggcaaaatgcggaatgaacgagcgcagccagttgagaaggcccatcaacttctgcagctgcttgcgggttcgaggggcgggtttggactcaataaggttcaggtgctttggcagagggcggcaaccctccgcgtccaccatgtgccctaggtactccagttcagccgcgcccacgtggcatttctggggggcacacgtgaggccgtgtctggccagccgctcaaggaccaggccgaggtgccgggcgtggtcctcccacgaccgtgaccagatgatgacgtcatccaggtacgcggcggcgaactcgcccgcgtacccgtctaacacacgcaccatcatggcctggaaggtcgcgggggcgtccatcagcccgaacggcatggcacagaactggaaacgccggccgtcaggggcagtgaacgcggtcttcgggcggtcctctggacgtaccggcacctgccagtacccggacttgaggtccagggacgtgaagatgcgggcgtcgcccagccccgccaaagcgtctgttatgttgatgagcggtggtggggcgggtatggttactgaattgactggtttgaaattcacacaaaaacgcatggagccatctttcttgttcgccatgacaatctggcagttgtatggcgactcactgggttcgatgactccatcgcgtaacatttccgtgatctgggtctggatgacgtgcctttcagtgggtccgaacccgtatggttttacgaactggggttggtgaggtcgggtggggatggtgtgttccgtggttgtggtacggcggagcatatctgtggccgcaaacacctgtggctgttgagacaagacattgtttatgagctctacatgggcagcgggcacaccgttcctcaagtccgcgagcgtgatgggtgtcccctgctcggcgggtggccgatagcccaggctgtaaactgtgcgccgctcgtggtggccaacgtgcaacctcccctccctgacttccacagtggcgtcctcctgcgccagccaaggcagacctaggatcagcatctcccgtagtccctctactactagtgctgttgtgtgactaacatggtccctgatggagagggtgatgttcgagcggccaacaatacgcgctgtcgccccctgtgtcgctaactgtacctcctccacatctgagacaatgtcccgtacgctcgagcattgagccgacacatacgtgtggctggcggccgtgtcgacaagagcatgcaccggctgtccatccatcctgacgggaatccggagtaaatgccccgccccaggtcccaactgccctaattggaacgactcaccacactgctcccggggcgctgccgctgccgtcaggcggtccgcaggtgctgccggtgtcgccggggtcacctggtgtccggtactgctcgccgacgacccggtgcaggccgctgacgagtcgggtgcgccgcgcccgtccgtcctgacggggcgtgccggtgtatcagcggacaccgcaggtgctgccggtgtcgccggggccacctggtgtccggtgcggctcgccgacgacccggtgcaggccgctgacgagtcgggtgcgccgcgcccgtccgtcctgacggggcgtgccggtgtgtcagcggacaccgcaggtgctgccggtgtcgccggggccacctggtgtccggtgcggctcgccgacgacccggtgcaggccgctgacgagtcgggtgcgccgcgcccgtccgtcctgacggggcgtgccggtgtgtcagcggacaccgcaggtgctgccggtgtcgccggggccacctggtgtccggtgcggctcgccgacgacccggtgcaggccgctgacgagtcgggtgcgccgcgcccgtccgtcctgacggggcgtgccggtgtgtcagcggacaccgcaggtgctgccggtgtcgccggggccacctggtgtccggtgcggctcgccgacgacccggtgcaggccgctgacgagtcgggtgcgccgcgcccgtccgtcctgacggggcgtgccggtgtgtcagcggacaccgcaggtgctgccggtgtcgccggggccacctggtgtccggtgcggctcgccgacgacccggtgcaggccgctgacgagtcgggtgcaccgcgcccgtccgtcctgacggggcgtgccggtgtgtcagcggacaccgcaggtgctgccggtgtcgccggggccacctggtgtccggtgcggctcgccgacgacccggtgcaggccgctgacgagtcgggtgcgccgcgcccgtccgtcctgacggggcgtgccggtgtgtcagcggacaccgcaggtgctgccggtgtcgccggggccacctggtgtccggtgcggctcgccgacgacccggtgcaggccgctgacgagtcgagtgcgccgcgcccgtccgtcctgacggggcgcgccggggtgacagtggaggccgggctagggttccagggacagtggccagccatggcactaccccctagcgggcgtttcccgacgtaaggccgcccgccccacgggcttgccagacagctgcccgcgtgggacagacgtcgtgccagtggtaccgctcctcacggcagtacttgcagcgcggagccccctggtttggtgccccggtgttctccctgggtgcggtacgtcgggacggctgctccccctgttgcctcggcactggctccacgtacggtaccagagccctggagacctcgggggccgccaacatcggtggcgacgcacctggccgtcgggtgggcggctcgcggctgcgacggacagcttgcacgtcgcgctccacctcgttcgccaaccgcacgaacgtctccagtcccttgtcggtggcggccctaaggaatggccgcagttcgggcagcatcagctggacgactacccctagcatgctgctgtcgtcctccccttccgccagccgtcggtggagccgcgccttagacctgatgaaggcctccgcgctctcccccgcctcctgaggccggcagaacagtgactgttgacaccgggcccgggcacgggcgtcgttgaaacgctcctccagtccgttggcgaagtcaccccactccatgccgtattctccggctgtggtccaccagtcaagggcacaccccctcagctgatcgcacgccttctccgtccactcatctgtaggcaccgcgtatcgtgccagcctgtctcggcatgtccgcaggaactttgcggggtcctcgtgctcctgccctccgaactccggcagcttgagggtgccgccggggcgcggtgcgacaggggccgccggcgtcgctgacggtctgtccagcgcgagctcgcacgcgcggcacatgaatagcccattccggaagttaaggaactcccgggcctcggtgcacgagcggtgcctcacggtgccgcactggtggcagaacgccacctcatcgggccgccgatgacatcccctcgcgccgcactgaattgtagacgtcggccctgattttctgtcgtcaaagtctgttttgtgcttcctatctgtgtcgcaggtacaggtggcgaaaacccctgccgcggcatgatttattggcaaccctggcagaaggcatgcgtggcataccccttccatgtctatctttaccgctccgtcacggctcatgttcgtgctcctgttcggcgcgtagcagctgcgcagctgcgccacctgatccgtgtgcgaggcgcgcggacttccgctcccacagccgttatctcgcctgacgcgtaacttgatgcgcgtctggcgtgtaacttgacgcgcgcctatcgccaggtgcccgctcctttggctgtctgcgcgtcgcgtccgtttccgcgcgattcccgacttcctacgcgagcccttactggtacactaatttgaagtataaaatttgaaaaatttgagaaaaaatttgaaaaatttgaaacaaaatttggaaattaatttttagaaaattaaagccacactagtcgggcgccaatttgacgccgtccccgctacctctgagtatttagacgtgattttgttcagttcgtgatctcagggaaggttcggccttgtggctagaggtaggggtcaacgcagtagggccccccgagctgttgaggccactcgggacgcctgaataataacacaaaacctcttcagatagttggtgaatttaatacagcacagcccaatacatggtgctgcccgttctggccgtaacggtttgcccgacgcgactagtcacacgcgcagctcacttcctcagtggcggctcacgattcttatgcgcgtgaggggcagactcgtatacgtgacgcgaaagttacaaaagacactctgacatggcacacgatattttgaagcacaatacactacactaatacctagctctggataaactgggctagcaacacgtaggcccgtgtctccggcgactctacgtggtgtctaggtgtgtcccagggactgaatcgttattaagttggatggcacgtgtcgcctgctggctgccccgtgcgggccaaaactaagtagcctgtaggctaggttgggcgtgaagcgccgacgtaaaaacacatactctccccacagtacttacatatgacgtaaacactcatctcggagcactgattgaattaagttaagtacctcatggtaaatttaggccgaccgcggaactgtacaaaaggttgaaaagaaattacactatggaaaactacatgtcggtgaatgcaaaggttgaaggttccgcgttgcgcgcaggctgccggcctggttgagctctcgaaggacactagcggtgtcgccgcattggcggtcggcgtcaagctataacaaattattatagtttatataaaaatataccttCCGTAAGTCCCTGTCATATTGTCAAAGTTTCACTTTCAACACCTTCCAATTATGTTGTGTCAAAGTTGAAGGGTTATGAAAACCTCAATAGTGCAGCCATGTTTAATTAAGTTGGATGgtttgagtttccatcaaatattgtGCGAATGGAACAGGTTCTAAAATAATATGGATGTTGGATGCGATCGGCCAAttaaaatcgtgcctagcgaaaactGAAATTACATCCGTTTCCGTCTGaacgattctttaaaatggcgaagagcaAGTAGCCAATTAAagatattaaaaagttaaataactgaAATATTGTTGATATGAATGTCGAAAGCAAAACATGTAATGGCGTTAAAATGAAATTAcgttttttcaactttaaaaaaatctatgaaaacttatttaatcatgtaacgaatattattgtgaattaaatttattcttgttcaaaaatttttaaatgctcaaacataataagttaaaaatttacattCAGCAATGTGATGCAttctttaatttcaaaattgagaaaaaaattgaaaagtttgggATAGCTCAGACAAAAAGTAAACTTTGATGgtgttacattatttaaaacatatctTAGTTTATTTGCCCAAATATATTTCATGGAGAAAGTTGGAAGCTATTTTTTGTCTAATATTTTCTCTCGAAATCTATCGCAGACAAATATTTGAGAGGTGACAGAGCCTTTAAGGAAGAGGACACATATTTAGAGATTTTTTAAAGATGTTAACATATAGTCTATTGACAGGTTAATTACAGATATAGTCATAATGGAAATGAATTTAATACTAGATTCCATTGTCTTCAAATGAAATTACTTTTGTAGCAGGTAGTCACAATTAAATTCAGGGAttccaataaattatttacttcgCTTTTATGATGCAAGCATTtgaaaactaaacaataaaattttttatggcAAAATAACTGTTTAACCAAGATAATGCCTTTCGATTAGGAATTGTCAAGACTACGTCATGCTGTGACATAGTTTATGTATTGTAACTTAATTTATGTATTGTAACTTTATTTAGTTTATGTGTTTGATTTAATGGATGTAAGTCTATTTATCTATTCAGTTAGATTTTGTACATCAAGAAGTGGTAGGAAGAGTTAGAAATTCAAAGGATTGTCCAATTTGCAACTTTATGGTTTTGTTTACAGAATTTGTCATTTTGATTGGTTAGATTGTTGTTTAATGATTAGATTAAGCCCAGTTTGGCAACCTTCACAAAGAGTCAGTGCCTTTCCCCTCCCTTCCCTTTCCACCCCACACCTCTTGCTGGCCACCATTGGACTTTCTCCAGTATGCACCCTTCTATCACCAGGTATGGATTGCATACTGTAGCAGCCTCGCCCTTCTACCCACCCCTTCCAGAATCCTCTCTAACAAACTTGGTACCTTATGAAACTTCAAATCCTAGGCACTTGCTACCTACCACCCCAGATCCTTCTGCAGAGACAATGGCAATGGGTTAGTGTTCATTACTCCACCGCATCAAGGCAGGgtcgcaactagagtctctggcacccggggcatgaatggattcatgcctcccccctctttttttgcacataccacaccaataaagcgggggggggggggggggggggggtccgggggccctcccacggaaaaatggtgctatgttgagacgttatattgtaaatcagattaaacattcctggcatgcaagttaaaaaaactttttactagttaccagttgtagtaggaaggaattacaatgcaagcgatttcggcgcccccacagctttgcgcccggggcgtatgccccgcttgcccccccccccccttagttgcGGCCATGCATCAAGGTGtcgtattattattttaaaaataccatTTCACCTCCCTGTGGatggatttattttttaactgaaatatatACTGCTATCTAAAATTAATGTCATGTAATTTATCCTCAGGGTGATATTCCAAGacattcaggtaaggtagcgaataagcacttcattgttgggatacaactgtaacctaactcgcaggaCGTATTCCAGAACTTGTCTAAGCTCAatccctatatataaaaaaatcgtgATAAattgtgccctgcgcgaggctagatattgatttcaatgcattctagctgATGTTCACAACTATCGATACATTTGCTACACCAAAAGTCCTGCAGACAGCAGCACAATCGCGCGAATAAATGGTGTAATCAAATATTGTAGTaaaacaatataggaaactcaggcATTTTAACATAGCGAACGCTGGTGATATTCAACTGCAGTGATCCTAGTGACTTGGCCTGACGAACGCCCTTGAAATTAAAATTCCAGTATATTACAATGAACTATCTCGGCACAGTTTTCCTCTAGTCGTTTGAAATATTACTGTTGTAAAGTAATGACTTTACACTCCATATATTTGTACGAAAACAgtgaatttaaaacaaacaagTTTTCGcagactacaaaaatatattgactTAAAGATAATGAAAAATGACTTAACTTTAGACATGACGACAAGAAGACAAAGATCATACGAATTTAaacaatgaaacatacttaactttAAAACTGGTGctcatctgtaaaaaaaaaaccgaaaatggTATTTATGAGTACTACTACTATACCGAAAAACCACTGTTggttaaatgtagctaacctaactgtaTCAACTATatgtaaactacttgaaatatcgcAATGCTTGTTTAGAAGTTATCAAATGAAATGAGAAGAACTCGATAATACAATTTACAGAGTATTATATAATTGTTATGAGTGCCTTCTTTAGATAGCTaccatttaatatatattttttaacataatatatgtaaataataaacatttaaaagcataaaatgttacatttataTAACTTCTTTACTTCATATTCATTGAGATTTTTTCCATAAAGGTTGTAGACAGATTTTTCACAGTTAGATGATATCAGTAATATTCCTCTTGTTTTAAATGACAGTAGTGCAAAATTTCTCCAAGCAGTACCAGAATTCCACTTTAAAGGGTGTGAAAGGGTAATGGTGGTGGTTTTTAGGAATCCtatgtagacagtgacattcTACTTATTTTGAAGTTCAAGTatgtaaaatttcatcaagccCGGAATAAAACTTTAAGTTTGTACTGAATAGCTGCAAGCAAACATAAACTCttatttacatttacatatatCCAATAAATCATTTCAATtatgtttataagatttatttttattgtaagtaaAAAATGCATGTTATATGCGTACATAGTGCAAAATAAACAAACCAACAGACCGAGCTGTTCatttaaagttaatatttaacaattatttaaacaataaCAAGTAATAATATGATTTTCTTTAACTATGGAGTTAAAATGTAACATTGaatcatataaaaatataaaatagaaaGTTATATAAGAATTGTAATCGCTAATACATACATAACACCACAACGCTAAATAAATTTATCTGAACGATGTGTAAAATACTCTTATTTATGATGCAATCCCAAAAttatgacatatttttttaagttgcaacTATTTCTTTGTGTGacattaatgtttataaaattaattttagaacaTTTTTGCTATCTCagagatttatttggcacaccgataatCTTGACATATCCCCCGGTGTTCATATAAGCGGATATGTATAGGTTAATGCCGCCATATGCAGACGACTTCGGCACCAACATGCCTAAggaattttaacttcaaaaacgaTTTCGAGCAGTTAGCAACATCGTAATTGTTACAACCAAACATTACACAAACTGTTTCAGCCATAAAAACTATCACAATAGCAGAAAACTTGACTTTTCTATTTTGGTCTTGTACAATATATTTGGTGTAAttgtaattttctcaagtacttttaaagttgtgattatttgttttttgatcatttaagtgtacaaaatgtattccaggatagtttcgctaccataaagtttcacttggcacaccaacacgcttggtatgttccccgatgatcacaaaaatgactatatgaGTTAATGGTGCCAGATGCGGTTCAGCCATCTTGACGAAATCaatgaaaaagtgagctctgcgcatgcgtggaatttgggcaacagaacggcaacggataggacaccaaaatctgttgcctaaaattaagggactggccgtgtcccatCATGCAGTAAGAATACGGTTAGAGTACAGGTGTAGCATCTTCAACGTctaaacctttatttttatgtCTTAGAATACTGGTCTTAGAGTCTTGCCTTGATCTTTAGTAAATTTGGTGAAATTAACTTTTCTTTACAAAACCAAACCTATCTcattttcactcccttaggggtgTACTTTCAGAAAATGGAATAAAggagttttgtaatttttgcatGGGGTACCTTAGTTATTGGATATACCATGAATCTTAATTTTTGCTTATTAGTTTCggaggtgtaatttttttttactatgaaaGCATACTTAGAAATTTTTAGTTAACTTGTTTATGAATTattgaaaatggtaaaaaaacaaacatatttggtATTGTTTGTATCTTTGTTATTCCATTAGTTCCtaaaatatgatttattattataaaaccaaAGTTACCCCATGTTTCCCTCATTTAGGAGTAGTATACCAGTTTAGTAGCACTACAAACATCCAAAATATCCATGCCttcatttgtaaaatattatttggatACTGGTATTTATatggtatgtatttttttattaaaaacaattacataagtTTGTACAGTATGCAAGCATCTAtagaatacaaaacaaaataagtttattcTTTTAGCCTTATACGATGTTTGAAGACATTACCGAAAAATAAGAGCCTTACTAAAGTTTCTGAAACGTCGAGGAAGAATCGGGGGACGGTGGTGACGAAAATGATAGGGATGACCCAGAAGGAGCGACATGGTCCGAGATTTTGTCAGCAGTGGGACCGTCAGGATTGCCCTCGTCGTGGTAGTCTTCTCCAGTGTAGCTCTGCTCGTAGCGTCCAGCCCCGGCCGCGCTGTCCCTACTGCGAGAGAACTCCTGGAGGAGGTTGTACCTCGCCGGGAAAGGATCTCGCCAGGGGTCGACGTACTGCTGGGCGCTGCGAGGCTGGTACCGGCTCCTCCCTGCGATCTCATCTCCGGAGCCTTCGGACCGCGCATGGGCAGTCGAGCTTCTCTTGCCGTTCGGGCAGCAGCTCTGTTCCTCGGTGTCACCGCCGCGGACGCTCCCGACGAGAGCCTGACCGTGGTCGAGGAAGTTGTTCACGTCGCGGGCCTCCGCCGTGGCGGCTCCCGACGCCAAAGACGACGACGACGAGGTGGAATCCGAGCGCCCTTGAGCGGGTCGCAGGACTGGAATAGATATTGCAGAAGAATCCGCACCGACATGGTCGTTTCCGTGACAAGAATACATGTTGAAAGCCGAGTGGTCGCAGCTTCCATCGCACCATCTGTTAGCAACAAGGTTAGCAGACCCTCTGTTACATCCACACGGCCTTAGGAAGTTAGCGTTGGTCGTTGGAGTCAGGACCACAGGGGAGCTGCAGCAGGGAGACATCCTTCCATGAAGACTTCCAGCCGGCAGATGAGCTGGAATGGTGTATGCTGGGAAATTCGAGGCACCAACCGGCGGGAGCATGAATGGGTGCCAGGATCTGAAGTACTGTAGGTTTGTTTCGCTGGGGTATCCGCTCGCCGGTGAGATTCCAGGGTGCCAGTCGGCAAGCGCCGAGCCTTGCAGCGACCTGAACCTACCGTTCCACCAATCATGGGGGAGGCGGAGACCGCTATGAGATGTCACCGCTCCCCCGAAACCACAACC of the Bacillus rossius redtenbacheri isolate Brsri chromosome 10, Brsri_v3, whole genome shotgun sequence genome contains:
- the LOC134536041 gene encoding uncharacterized protein LOC134536041 isoform X3, producing MFDNPFTMSSQGRMVLPGGGCGFGGAVTSHSGLRLPHDWWNGRFRSLQGSALADWHPGISPASGYPSETNLQYFRSWHPFMLPPVGASNFPAYTIPAHLPAGSLHGRMSPCCSSPVVLTPTTNANFLRPCGCNRGSANLVANRWCDGSCDHSAFNMYSCHGNDHVGADSSAISIPVLRPAQGRSDSTSSSSSLASGAATAEARDVNNFLDHGQALVGSVRGGDTEEQSCCPNGKRSSTAHARSEGSGDEIAGRSRYQPRSAQQYVDPWRDPFPARYNLLQEFSRSRDSAAGAGRYEQSYTGEDYHDEGNPDGPTADKISDHVAPSGSSLSFSSPPSPDSSSTFQKL
- the LOC134536041 gene encoding uncharacterized protein LOC134536041 isoform X2, with amino-acid sequence MIAEAILLVVSLVATSSQHIFTPGNIQPAFHAFSQHAGNSAQFPTGPVGPFLLAPLPVFPPPRGVHPGRYDGAAMFDNPFTMSSQGRMVLPGGGCGFGGAVTSHSGLRLPHDWWNGRFRSLQGSALADWHPGISPASGYPSETNLQYFRSWHPFMLPPVGASNFPAYTIPAHLPAGSLHGRMSPCCSSPVVLTPTTNANFLRPCGCNRGSANLVANRWCDGSCDHSAFNMYSCHGNDHVGADSSAISIPVLRPAQGRSDSTSSSSSLASGAATAEARDVNNFLDHGQALVGSVRGGDTEEQSCCPNGKRSSTAHARSEGSGDEIAGRSRYQPRSAQQYVDPWRDPFPARYNLLQEFSRSRDSAAGAGRYEQSYTGEDYHDEGNPDGPTADKISDHVAPSGSSLSFSSPPSPDSSSTFQKL